A region from the Polyangiaceae bacterium genome encodes:
- a CDS encoding DUF4190 domain-containing protein, with product MQPQVPPSPPAPPGYPPGYPPQFTPPPAGSYAAGPPRPTTPQPSGEAIAALVCGLMAWSCFPLGFVAIWLGARARRLARENPQTHGGEGLALAGMITGGIIGGLMLLFWLAYFGFFAIVFGIGLTAGP from the coding sequence GTGCAGCCCCAAGTGCCGCCCAGCCCGCCGGCGCCCCCCGGCTATCCGCCGGGCTACCCGCCTCAGTTCACGCCACCGCCGGCGGGGAGCTACGCCGCGGGCCCGCCGCGGCCTACGACACCGCAGCCCTCCGGAGAAGCGATCGCGGCGCTGGTGTGCGGGCTCATGGCGTGGTCGTGCTTTCCGCTGGGTTTCGTCGCGATCTGGCTGGGTGCCCGGGCCCGCCGCTTGGCCCGCGAGAATCCGCAGACCCATGGGGGCGAAGGCCTGGCGCTGGCCGGCATGATCACCGGCGGCATCATCGGCGGCTTGATGCTGCTGTTCTGGCTCGCGTACTTCGGCTTCTTCGCGATCGTGTTCGGGATTGGTCTGACCGCAGGTCCCTGA
- a CDS encoding DUF4340 domain-containing protein: MALGTDKKLGIAVVVLVVLGGAFWLQKKKEKEEAQTYTAEKVSEELPKLGVTEDKTKAIDKIVIHQAGQDGGAPKDVTLAKEGDKWMVEKPVKAEANQTNVKSLLDNLKTLEVKESIDPSKDAYAKYELTDDTALHATFQAGKDTVADLYFGESGSRGQMTRIAGHDGVYSVKGYSSFLYARDVKDWRDRTVFKFDDKKVKAITITNEHGEYLFAKDGDKWTAKFKKAKTPMATALKDFEESKVKDAINAYKGLNADGFGEGKSLSDVGLETPGATITFELSDGAKKTLAFGASAEGTSRWAKTGESDEILSIGSWAADWAFAEPKKFTKADDSEKKKPPSMGGMPGGMQLGGMPGGMPGGHP; this comes from the coding sequence ATGGCTCTCGGTACGGACAAGAAGCTCGGCATCGCCGTCGTGGTCCTGGTGGTCCTGGGCGGCGCCTTCTGGCTGCAGAAGAAGAAAGAAAAAGAAGAGGCACAGACCTACACCGCAGAGAAGGTGTCGGAAGAGCTTCCGAAGCTGGGCGTCACCGAAGACAAGACCAAGGCCATCGACAAGATCGTCATCCACCAAGCCGGCCAAGACGGCGGCGCACCGAAGGACGTCACCCTCGCCAAAGAGGGTGACAAGTGGATGGTCGAAAAGCCCGTCAAGGCGGAGGCCAACCAGACCAACGTGAAGTCCCTGCTGGACAACTTGAAGACGCTGGAAGTGAAGGAGTCGATCGACCCGAGCAAGGACGCCTACGCGAAGTACGAGCTGACCGACGACACGGCGCTGCACGCCACGTTCCAGGCCGGCAAGGACACCGTGGCCGATCTGTACTTCGGCGAGAGCGGCTCTCGTGGGCAGATGACCCGCATCGCGGGACACGACGGCGTGTACTCGGTGAAGGGCTACTCGAGCTTCCTGTACGCGCGAGACGTGAAGGACTGGCGCGACCGCACCGTGTTCAAGTTCGACGACAAGAAGGTGAAGGCCATCACCATCACCAACGAGCACGGCGAGTACTTGTTCGCGAAGGACGGCGACAAGTGGACCGCCAAGTTCAAGAAGGCCAAGACGCCCATGGCGACGGCCCTCAAGGACTTCGAAGAGTCCAAGGTGAAGGACGCCATCAACGCCTACAAGGGTCTGAACGCCGACGGCTTCGGCGAGGGCAAGAGCCTGTCCGACGTCGGCCTCGAAACGCCGGGCGCCACCATCACCTTCGAGCTGTCCGACGGCGCGAAGAAGACACTCGCCTTCGGCGCCAGCGCCGAGGGCACCAGCCGCTGGGCCAAGACCGGCGAGTCGGACGAGATCCTGAGCATCGGTTCCTGGGCCGCAGACTGGGCCTTCGCCGAGCCGAAGAAGTTCACCAAGGCCGACGACTCGGAAAAGAAGAAGCCGCCGAGCATGGGTGGCATGCCGGGCGGCATGCAGCTGGGTGGGATGCCCGGGGGAATGCCCGGCGGGCACCCCTGA
- a CDS encoding phenylalanine--tRNA ligase subunit beta, translating to MRVSLRWIRELLPGLKASASDVSERLTHAGLEVEAVMEIGHGLEPVVVAEVKSIEAHPKRSGLRLVLVDRGNGEQRVVCGASNVPDPGGLVVLAPLGTVLPEIGELTARDIGGVTSEGMLVSESELGLADESEGIIVLPPGSAKPGTPFLEACPAARDTLFEIGITPNRPDALGHVGVARELAALFDVRFEPPAPPEAKSAEGDVTALVQVENEDTERCPHYGAAAVVDVSIGPSPDWLRWRLHTLGVRPISNVVDITNLLLLGFGQPMHAFDLDRVRGQKIVVRRARAGEPFTTLDGVKRSLDADDLVICDGEGPSALAGVMGGEDSEIRDTTRRVLLECAYFQPRGVRRTARRHALHTESSYRFERGVDFGAIPTVLEHAKGWLSELCGGRVVPGTIHAKGPAPELPRIRLRSSRLDALLGAHVPFSDAMALLGRLGFEETDSGEDADGDRHATVTAVSWRPDIRREVDLIEEVARVHGLDRIPTVLPAIAPQPPRTSGALERTIAREAVSLGLSEAVTYAFVSPAELSAISAPQPVVSLKNPLTEERSVMRTSLLPGLLEALKRARRRGERAVRLFTVGACFLPPSTAERSAAAEAARPRGAGDHELPEERPYFAAVLAGPRPAYLSQPVAHDVWDAKGLAQELTERLTGRSASVRLAADAPKHLHPRGAGEVLVQGRVAGRFGPLHPDVVDALDLDGDAFVVELFLAEIEALGKATPKFSPIPRLPAVTRDIALVVKDEVAAEAVQQVIAEAAGELCESVELFDLFRGGSVPEGHRSLAFHLVYRDPKAATDPDAARTLTDKEVDQRHAKVEKAATEKLGGALRV from the coding sequence ATGCGTGTCTCTCTTCGCTGGATCCGTGAGCTACTTCCCGGCCTGAAGGCCTCCGCCTCGGACGTCTCCGAGCGGCTGACCCACGCCGGCCTCGAGGTCGAGGCGGTGATGGAAATCGGTCACGGCCTCGAGCCCGTGGTCGTAGCAGAGGTGAAGTCCATCGAGGCGCACCCCAAGCGCTCGGGCCTCCGCCTGGTGTTGGTGGACCGCGGAAACGGCGAGCAGCGCGTGGTGTGCGGCGCATCCAACGTCCCGGACCCGGGAGGCCTGGTGGTGCTGGCACCCTTGGGCACTGTGCTTCCGGAGATCGGCGAGCTCACGGCTCGGGACATCGGCGGCGTGACCAGCGAGGGCATGCTGGTGTCGGAGTCCGAGCTCGGCCTCGCAGATGAGTCGGAGGGCATCATCGTGCTGCCGCCGGGCAGCGCGAAACCCGGCACGCCCTTCTTGGAGGCGTGCCCCGCAGCCCGAGACACGCTGTTCGAAATCGGCATCACGCCGAATCGGCCGGACGCCCTCGGACACGTGGGCGTGGCGCGCGAGCTCGCGGCGCTGTTCGACGTGCGCTTCGAGCCTCCGGCACCGCCAGAAGCCAAGTCCGCCGAGGGCGACGTGACGGCGCTGGTGCAGGTGGAGAACGAAGACACCGAGCGCTGCCCGCACTACGGGGCGGCCGCCGTGGTGGACGTCTCCATCGGGCCATCTCCGGACTGGCTGCGCTGGCGGCTGCACACGCTCGGGGTGCGGCCCATCTCCAACGTGGTGGACATCACGAACTTGCTGCTCTTGGGCTTTGGCCAGCCGATGCACGCCTTCGATCTGGATCGTGTTCGTGGGCAGAAGATCGTGGTGCGGCGCGCGCGGGCCGGAGAGCCGTTCACCACGCTGGATGGCGTGAAGCGCAGCCTGGACGCGGACGACCTGGTCATCTGCGACGGCGAAGGGCCCAGCGCCCTGGCCGGGGTGATGGGCGGTGAGGACAGCGAGATCCGCGACACCACGCGCCGCGTGCTGCTCGAGTGCGCGTACTTCCAGCCCCGCGGGGTGCGGCGCACCGCGCGGCGCCACGCGCTGCACACGGAGTCGAGCTACCGCTTCGAGCGCGGCGTCGACTTCGGCGCCATCCCGACAGTGCTGGAGCACGCCAAGGGTTGGCTGTCGGAGCTGTGCGGCGGGCGCGTGGTGCCGGGTACCATCCACGCCAAGGGCCCGGCGCCCGAGCTGCCGCGGATCCGCCTGCGCTCGAGCCGGCTGGACGCACTGCTCGGCGCACACGTGCCGTTCTCGGATGCCATGGCCCTGCTCGGACGCCTCGGTTTCGAAGAGACCGACAGCGGCGAAGACGCCGATGGCGACCGCCACGCCACGGTGACGGCCGTCTCCTGGCGCCCCGACATTCGGCGCGAGGTCGATCTGATTGAAGAGGTGGCGCGCGTTCACGGGTTGGACCGCATCCCCACGGTGCTGCCGGCCATCGCACCCCAGCCACCGCGCACCAGCGGAGCGCTGGAGCGCACCATCGCGCGGGAGGCCGTGAGCTTGGGCTTGAGCGAAGCCGTGACCTACGCCTTCGTGTCCCCCGCGGAGCTCTCCGCCATTTCCGCACCGCAGCCGGTGGTGAGCCTGAAGAACCCGCTGACGGAAGAGCGCAGCGTGATGCGCACGAGTCTCTTGCCGGGCCTGTTGGAGGCGCTCAAGCGCGCTCGGCGCCGCGGCGAGCGCGCGGTGCGTCTGTTCACGGTCGGAGCGTGCTTCTTGCCGCCGAGCACGGCAGAACGCAGCGCCGCAGCCGAAGCGGCGCGACCGCGGGGAGCCGGGGACCACGAGCTACCGGAAGAGCGACCGTACTTTGCCGCGGTGCTGGCCGGGCCGCGCCCCGCGTATCTGAGCCAGCCCGTCGCCCACGACGTGTGGGACGCGAAAGGGCTCGCGCAGGAGCTGACGGAGCGCCTCACCGGGCGGAGTGCGAGCGTGCGGCTCGCCGCGGACGCGCCGAAGCACCTGCACCCGCGGGGCGCCGGCGAGGTGTTGGTTCAGGGCCGCGTGGCGGGACGCTTCGGGCCGTTGCACCCCGACGTGGTGGACGCCCTCGACTTGGACGGGGACGCCTTCGTCGTGGAGCTTTTCTTGGCCGAGATCGAGGCGTTGGGCAAAGCGACCCCGAAGTTTTCGCCCATCCCGCGACTTCCGGCCGTCACGCGGGACATCGCGCTGGTAGTCAAGGACGAGGTCGCGGCGGAAGCGGTGCAGCAGGTGATCGCCGAAGCCGCCGGAGAGCTGTGCGAGTCCGTGGAGCTCTTCGATTTGTTCCGCGGTGGCTCGGTGCCGGAGGGACACCGCTCCCTCGCGTTCCACCTCGTGTATCGCGATCCCAAGGCCGCGACGGATCCCGACGCCGCGCGCACGTTGACGGACAAAGAGGTCGACCAGCGTCATGCCAAGGTCGAGAAGGCCGCGACGGAAAAGCTCGGCGGCGCGCTGAGGGTGTGA
- a CDS encoding phosphoenolpyruvate carboxykinase, with amino-acid sequence MEQLGPVRSEFGIENNGIFNANRVYWNLSQSRLLEEAVRRGEGILSADGALVVTTGKHTGRSPNDKFIVKEKGSADKIDWGKVNRPIEPEAFDRLHARVLAYLQNRDLFVQDTVVGAMHGIPVRVITPSAWHSLFARTMLLRPSTDERKKMVPEFTVLHAPHFKATPELDGTASETFIIVSYEKKVVLIGGSEYAGEIKKSVFSLLNFLLPMQGILPMHASLNVGPNGDPAVFFGLSGTGKTTLSADPSRTLIGDDEHGWSDQGTFNFEGGCYAKAIRLSQEAEPDIWHAVHHFGTVLENVVIDPETRGINLDDDTLTENTRAAYQLDRIRNASETGVAGHPKNIIMLTADAYGVLPPISRLTPAQAMYHFMSGYTAKVAGTERGVTEPKATFSACFGAPFLPMHPAVYAKMLGEKIEKHGAAVWLVNTGWTGGPYGVGSRMKIAYTRAMVRAALEGKLADVALVQDPIFGVGVPQEVPDVPKEVLNPKNTWADKAAYDAQAKKLAGLFRENFKQYAAEAAKEIQDAGPA; translated from the coding sequence ATGGAGCAGCTAGGTCCGGTGCGGAGTGAATTCGGCATCGAGAACAACGGTATCTTCAATGCAAACCGGGTCTACTGGAACCTCTCGCAGAGTCGTCTGCTGGAAGAGGCCGTCCGTCGCGGGGAAGGCATCCTGAGCGCGGACGGAGCCCTGGTGGTGACCACCGGCAAGCACACGGGTCGCTCGCCGAACGACAAGTTCATCGTCAAGGAAAAGGGCAGCGCCGACAAGATCGATTGGGGCAAGGTCAACCGCCCGATCGAGCCGGAGGCGTTCGATCGCCTGCACGCTCGCGTGCTCGCCTACCTGCAAAACCGCGACTTGTTCGTGCAGGACACCGTCGTGGGTGCCATGCACGGCATCCCCGTCCGCGTGATCACGCCGAGCGCATGGCACTCGCTGTTCGCGCGCACCATGTTGCTCCGGCCTTCCACGGACGAGCGCAAGAAGATGGTGCCCGAGTTCACCGTTTTGCACGCGCCCCACTTCAAGGCCACGCCGGAGCTGGACGGCACCGCCAGCGAGACGTTCATCATCGTCAGCTACGAGAAGAAGGTCGTGCTCATCGGCGGCAGCGAGTACGCAGGCGAGATCAAGAAGAGCGTGTTCTCGCTGCTCAACTTCCTCTTGCCCATGCAGGGCATCCTGCCCATGCACGCCTCGCTGAACGTCGGGCCCAACGGTGATCCGGCGGTGTTCTTCGGCCTCTCCGGCACCGGCAAGACGACACTGTCGGCGGACCCCTCCCGCACCCTGATCGGTGACGACGAGCACGGCTGGAGCGATCAGGGCACCTTCAACTTCGAGGGTGGCTGCTACGCCAAGGCCATTCGTCTGTCGCAAGAGGCGGAGCCGGACATCTGGCACGCGGTGCATCACTTCGGCACCGTGCTCGAGAACGTGGTCATCGACCCCGAGACCCGCGGCATCAATCTGGACGACGACACGCTCACGGAGAACACGCGCGCGGCGTACCAGCTCGATCGCATCCGCAACGCCTCCGAAACGGGCGTGGCTGGCCACCCGAAGAACATCATCATGCTCACGGCGGACGCCTACGGCGTGCTGCCCCCCATCTCGCGCCTCACTCCGGCCCAGGCCATGTACCACTTCATGAGCGGATACACGGCCAAGGTCGCGGGCACGGAGCGCGGCGTGACGGAGCCCAAGGCCACCTTCAGCGCGTGCTTCGGTGCGCCGTTCTTGCCGATGCACCCCGCGGTGTACGCCAAGATGTTGGGCGAAAAGATCGAGAAGCACGGCGCCGCCGTGTGGCTGGTGAACACCGGCTGGACCGGTGGGCCCTACGGCGTGGGGAGCCGCATGAAGATCGCCTACACCCGCGCCATGGTCCGCGCCGCCCTCGAGGGCAAGCTGGCAGACGTCGCGCTGGTGCAGGATCCCATCTTCGGCGTGGGCGTCCCGCAAGAGGTGCCCGACGTGCCGAAGGAAGTGCTCAATCCCAAGAACACCTGGGCAGACAAGGCGGCTTACGACGCGCAGGCGAAGAAGCTCGCGGGTCTCTTCCGAGAGAACTTCAAGCAGTACGCAGCCGAGGCGGCCAAGGAAATCCAGGACGCCGGCCCCGCCTGA